Proteins from a genomic interval of Thermodesulfobacteriota bacterium:
- a CDS encoding GNAT family N-acetyltransferase, whose protein sequence is MNKTVNYRSMAKGEEIEVCNLVARSFNEFIGPEFSEQGIEEFFGYANTREFKKRLKSDYLAMIAEIDGSIAGVIEIKGNSHISMLYVDKSHHRKGIAKSLVKNALSTLTADEITVNSSRYAVAFYESLGFIQFENEKTIYGVIHVPMVVSTSKLNEMLT, encoded by the coding sequence ATGAACAAAACAGTTAACTATAGGTCTATGGCAAAAGGCGAAGAAATAGAGGTGTGCAATCTTGTTGCTAGATCTTTTAATGAATTTATTGGCCCCGAGTTTTCAGAACAGGGGATTGAGGAATTCTTCGGATATGCAAATACCCGAGAATTTAAAAAACGACTTAAGTCAGACTACTTAGCTATGATTGCAGAAATAGATGGCAGCATTGCAGGGGTTATAGAGATTAAAGGCAACAGCCACATATCAATGCTCTATGTGGATAAGTCACATCACAGAAAAGGTATTGCAAAAAGCTTAGTCAAAAACGCGTTGTCCACATTAACAGCTGATGAAATTACTGTAAATTCCTCAAGATACGCGGTAGCCTTTTACGAGAGCTTAGGCTTTATACAGTTTGAAAATGAAAAAACAATCTATGGAGTTATTCACGTGCCCATGGTTGTCTCTACTTCTAAACTTAATGAGATGCTGACATGA
- a CDS encoding methyltransferase domain-containing protein, whose translation MKTPLNKKSTVDEIKERFDDDVERFSNLDTGQAAVVDAPLMLELITKVAVSIQPEAQNLLDIGAGAGNNTISILREKPGINCDLVDISLPMLNRAKERIEKENAGNIKIFHGDFRELALPHSHYDLIIAAAVLHHLRDDKDWEHAFEKFFMLLKPGGALLISDMVYHHHNAIHSVMWDRYADHLESLGGTEYKQQVFDYIDKEDSPRSLTYQLELMGKVGFSKVEVLHKNSCFAAFVGIK comes from the coding sequence ATGAAAACACCACTTAATAAAAAATCAACTGTCGATGAGATAAAAGAGCGATTTGATGACGATGTAGAACGCTTTTCAAACCTGGATACAGGACAGGCCGCAGTTGTGGATGCGCCGCTCATGCTTGAGCTTATCACCAAAGTTGCAGTAAGCATTCAACCAGAGGCCCAAAATCTATTGGACATAGGGGCGGGGGCGGGCAACAACACAATATCTATACTAAGAGAAAAACCAGGGATCAACTGTGATCTTGTTGATATAAGCCTTCCTATGCTTAATAGGGCGAAAGAGCGGATTGAAAAAGAGAACGCAGGAAATATAAAAATATTCCATGGGGACTTTAGAGAGCTCGCCCTGCCCCATTCTCATTATGACCTTATCATTGCAGCCGCAGTGCTTCACCATCTTCGTGATGATAAAGATTGGGAGCACGCATTTGAAAAATTCTTTATGCTGCTCAAACCTGGCGGTGCACTACTTATAAGCGATATGGTATATCATCACCATAATGCAATTCACAGTGTTATGTGGGATAGATATGCAGATCACCTAGAATCATTGGGCGGCACAGAATATAAGCAGCAGGTATTTGATTATATTGACAAAGAAGATTCACCAAGGAGCCTCACCTATCAGCTTGAGCTCATGGGAAAGGTCGGATTTAGCAAAGTGGAAGTGCTCCATAAAAATTCATGCTTTGCTGCATTTGTAGGTATAAAATAA